The genomic stretch tatcatttacatattgcacaccttattttagcttgcaatttctattatatgattgatcttgattttagtattggtaccactttgggagcattgagtaaatctatttggttttggcaaacttagcattggtcaatagcaacaacaccttgaggtttaagtagaaaagagaaatatatatagttgtttcattgtcttcctttcttgttagctcatagcttattattccgaagttaaaattgtttgtgcttacaagaaagatgcatgattgtttctatcacatgtatattcgtttgtttccctcaacttttgtgcttgctaattaaccttgctagccaaagacctgtactgagagggaatgcttctcgtgcatccaaacctcaacccaaacctatgccatttgtgtccaccatatctacctactacatggtatttccctgccattccaagtaaatacttcgtgtgctacctttaaacaattcaaaatttatcatctcttatttgtgtcaatgttttatggctcatgaggaagtatgtggtgttttatctttcaatcttgttgggcaactttcaccaatggactagtggcttcatccacttatccaataattttgcaaaaagagctggcaatggggttcccagcctcgaTTAATTAACTTCCATGAtactacaaatagacactcctccatggtatgtgattgttggacggcacccgaggattcggttagccatggcttgagaaagcaaaggttgggaggagtgttatctaaataaaactaaaataaaaaggcactccttcatggtatgagattgttggcaggcacccgaggattcggttagccaaggTTTGTGAAAGTAAGGTTGGAAGGGGTTCCACCCAAAATGAAAATGccttaatgggagccgctctttgagagtttgtctggcaagggggttagagtacccgctaccagtcgttgacaacaacaaacacgtcTCAaagtattacttttattctctttatatgatttcaaaactgaaaaagatctagcacatgatttaatccctgcttccctctgcgaagggcctgtcttttactttatgttgagtcagtaaacctatttccctccatctcaagcaagcatttgagttgttgtgatcaaaccattgtattgtgatttgcttcatcatgtcttttactcttccttgtttagtacaagttttatctgaatgaatatagctttgaaagttatcaatgatcattatgactgagtatgcaagatgagccatataaactttaacatgagagcgatgctcgatagataagaataacctattaattgttctctgaccaagaacgaagtttgccatcaccaactatgatttcttatgcacctttatttgtgattaccttatacttgtttcaagttgagttatatgaggaagttgtttactagaatgtcttgtgtgaatgaatatgatgcttcttgtccgtatttgatttatcgactcttcactccataaacatgtggtcccgtttactgagttcggtttcgcttggggacaagcgaagtctaagcttgggggagttgatatgtccaatttgcatcactattttatatcataatttgttgttattcattgatatatttcatatttggacataatacttatgttatttcatctattttgcatgtttcatgattattggaggatcgcgcaccggagtcgggattctcgctggaaaaagcgccgtcggaatgcaatatttcggaagatcaacagcttgacggaaattatatgaaaaatcctatttttccagaagacgaagggagccgtaaggggagccgaggggacccgaggtgggcccaccccataggccggcgcggcccaaggcccggtcgcgccgcctgtgaggagggggcccacagccccctctcgcctccttttcttcgcgtacgccttcgtcccgaaaacctaagctccaggggtacatcgcgaagagccacagccgcctcgcggggcggagaacaccagagagaaaagagatctccggcgagctgaaatccgccgggaaattccctcccggagggggaaatcgacgccatcgtcaccgtcatcgagctggacatcatctccatcaccatcatcatcatcttcatcatcatcaccgccgtctccaccgctgcacgccgtcaccgctgtaacaatttgggtttgatcttgattgtttgataggggaaactctcccggtgttgatttctacttattattgatgctattgagtggaactattgaaccaaggtttatgttcagattgttattcatcatcatgtcacctctgatcatgttccatatgatgtctcgtgagtagttcgtttagttcttgaggacatgggtgaagtctaaatgttagtagtgaagtatggttgagtaatatttaatgttatgatatttaagttgcggtgttattcttctagtggtttcgtgtgaacatcgactacacgacacttcacctttatggacctaggggaatgcatcttgtactcgtttgccaattgcggggttgccggagtgacagaaacctgagcccccgttggtatatcgatgcaggagggatagcaggatctcgcagtttaaggtctgtgattagatttatcttaattactttcttgtagttgcggatgcttgcaaggggtataatcacaagtatgtattagtcctaggaagggcggtacattagcataggttcacccacacaacacttatcaaaacaatgaagattaattagccgtatgtagcgaaagcactagactaaaatcccgtgtgtcctcgagaacgtttggttattataagtaaacaaaccggcttgtcctttgtgctaaaaaggattggaccactcgctgcaattattactctcgcactttacttactcgtactttattcatctgttacactaaaaccccctgaatatttgtctgtgagcatttacagtgaatccttcatcgaaactgcttgtcaacaccttctgctcctcgttgggatcgacattcttacttatcgaagatactacgatacaccccctatacttctgGATCATCAAGACTACCAAGGCAAAacttatacaccgaccaggtcggtggctaccagccaccgcacaccccctggtcgggtttgggccaggcccatttgctTCTGTTTAGCCTGTAGTAGTttggtttttttcttttcttttttctggttcttttttctgtttttcttttctgttttctgttttcggttttgtttatattttgaacagatttcgaatttgaacggttttcaaatttcatGTTTtgataaatttgaacaaatttttaatcttgaatgaattttgaaatttgaacaaattttaagttttgaactttttaaaaatttgaatgaatttctaaatttgaacaaaattttaatcttgcacgaatttccaaattttggaagaattttgaattttgaacaaatAAATTTCGAacgatttttgaaatttgaacaaattttaatcttgcacgaatttccaaattttgtaataattttgaattttgaacaaataaattttgaacgatttttaaaatcTGTAGACAGAAAATTTtaaacaaaattttcagaaacaatgaatcgtTCGGGAGGGAGCGGAAACGAGGTGGAACCAAgattatgggccaggcccaaaacGCAAGGGGTGTGCGGCACCTCGCCTTCCAGCTGACCGAGTCGGTATAAAGCAGTCCCCGACTACCAAACACGTCCTAGGTCACAAACTGGAGCATCCAAACCCCATCTCGACATAATTCATTGCAAACGGAAAAAGAAGCCCAGGCCATGCGCGCTACGAAATGAACGAACGTGCGGCAATCTCCTGCTCTCGTGCGCTCGTTTGACCGACGTATGCATCCACCGGCCGGGTTCCATGTGGTAGGACGAGGTGCTCGATAAGTTGGCCCGCCGCGGCGGGTATGATGGCAGGTTCAGAACCTCACCGAGCTCCCGCAGGTGGGTGAAGCTCCAGGACTATGatgagagaaggcgatgacgcatacatcgaccaggggtgggcgggCTTCGCCATCGCCCATCAGCTGAAGGTAGGTCAGTTCCtcatcttcaagaaggtgtcctccttcgagtacagtgtggtcatcttcgaccacacccgCACCGAGGTGATGGCGATGCCACCAAGTGTGTCGTCTTCGAAAATCATGTCCGAAGCTTACCAGGTTGTGTAGCTGCTACCATGTCGTGTCTAGTTGATGTTTGTGTCGTGTGCTGAACTATGATCGTCTCTCGTTGTGTCCTGAACTATGACCGTGTCTGAACAATGGTGTGTCGTCAACTTGTGTCGTCTAGGATCAGTGATAAGTATGCTTGAACTGCGACTGTGTTCTTGCTTGtgctgttgatcgctggtaacctcaccactgaagggaagaggtAAGCAGAAACGGTTTTTTGGTTGGAACTAAACAACAGAGGGCGTCGTTCTGAGCCAAATCTCCacggagccaaaaaaaaaaaaaactctgtgCAGACCACCAAATAACGTGATTTTTATGGCCCGTGGCTCGTCTGCGACTCGTAGAAACTTTCTTCCTACTATGCTAGTGGTGCAATAAATTGATGCAGACTACCAAACGCGTCCTAGGTGACAAACTGGAGCATCCAAACCCCATCTCGACATAATTCATTGCAAACGGAAAAAGAAGCCGAGGCCATGCGCGCTACGAAATTAACGAACGTGCGGCAATCTCCTTGCCGATCTCGTGCGCTCGTTTGACCGACGTATGCATCCACCGGCCGGGTTCCATGTGGTAGGACGAGGTGCTCGGTAAGTTGGCCCTCCGCGGCGGGTATGATGGCAGGTTCAGAACCTCACCGAGCTCCCGCGCAGGTGGGTGAAGCTCCAGGACTTGGCCGTGTGGTGCTGCACACCATCTCCGGCCGGGCAAGTTTTCCACTGTCTGTTGATTTATGTTATGTTGTACAATTGCACCATCTCCTGTGAATTATTTCTAACTGACGTACTGGTGGAAAAAGGTGCGAGTGATATACTGGCGTCTTCCAGTTCCAGGCCAGTCAACAAGAGCGCGATTGGCAGCCAGTCACACATGCCCATCTCAGCTAGTGCGTGACCCACCTCAAGCTTTCTTATGCGTTTGTGCGTGACGACAATATACGGCGCAGACTCTAGCATATTTCCGAGTTCTTTCCTATTCCAAGGTTTTCTTATGCGTTTGTGCGAGTCAGAGGCCCTCGGCGATCAGGACATCACGTTGATCAACGTCTTCTCAGTCAACAAGAGACAGTGAAAGGCACGATTGGCCCAAAAATACGAGCGTGACCCATCCAAATATGTGTTAGCCAATAGCCCCCCACCCACACGACACGGCATCCATAATTTCTCCTTTTGACAGTTCATCACTCGGTACAAACTCACAGTCCATCATGTGCTCGTTGGGCATCCCCTCCATACCCTGCGCGCACAAGCCTACTATCCCAGCACAACGCCATGGCTGCGGTGAGCTTCCTCTTCCTACTCATCCTAGCTACAGCCTCCTCCGTCGGCAGCGCGAGAGAAACATCCAACGGAAGCTGCATCCCGGCCGAGAGGGCCGCGCTGCTCTCCTTCAAGGCTGGCATCACGAGGGACCCGGCGAATCGCCTTGTCTCGTGGCGGCAAGGACATCATGACTGCTGCCTCTGGAGCGGCGTCACTTGCAGCGGCAGGACAGGCCACGTCGTCATGCTCGACCTCCGCAACCCTGAGATCGTCTCGCTGCGCGGAAAGGTATCTCTGTCGTTGCTTGCTCTGAGACGTCTCAGGTATCTAGATCTCAGCATGAATACTGCTCTCGGAGGTGCAATGGCTATGCCGGGATTTCTGGGCTCTCTCCAGAGTTTGACGTATCTCAACCTCTCCAACATGGGTTTCAATGGTATAATACCTCCTCAGCTAGGCAACCTCTCCAAACTGGTACAACTTGACATAGGAAATGGGTACAGCCCCAATCATCTATACTCAAAGGACATATCGTGGTTAGCACGTCTCCAGTCGCTAGAGCATCTTAATATGGCCTCTGTCAACCTCAGCAGAGTCGATGACTGGTTCCATGCGGTCAACGCCCTTCCCAATTTGGGTGTACTGGTTCTCAATTATTGCAGCCTTAATATGACTAATGCACCGTCATCACTTCTACACCACAACCTTACAGTTCTTGAGAAGCTTGACTTATCTGGTAACCCTTTAAACAGTCTGGCTGCACCCAATTGGTTCTGGGATTTAATTAGCCTCAAGAGTCTAAACTTAGAGGGATGTGATTTATCAGGAACGTTTCCTGACGAGTTGGGAAACTTGACCTTGTTAGAGAACTTTGATATATCAGATAACTATATCAACGGGATGATGCCAGGAACACTGCAAAATATGTGCAATCTAATCTCTCTAGATCTCAGCGGCAACAACATCAGCGGGGACATAAGAGAGGTGATAGACAGTATACCCAGCTGTTCATGGAAGAATTTGCAAGTGCTGATTCTGGCATATGCCAACATCTCTGGCATGACATTACAGTTTGTGTCAAATCTAAGTAGCTTAAGCATGCTTGTGGTTAGTGACAACCAGTTGAGCGGTTCAGTGCCCATGGAGATTGGTATGCTAACAAATTTGAGTTACATCGACCTTTCAAACAACAACTTGAGTGGTTCATTGCCTACGGAGATTGGCATGCTTACAAAGTTGACTTACTTAGACCTTTCAAGCAACAACTTGAGTGGTTCATTGCCCGTGGAGATTGGCGTGCTTACAAAGTTAACTGACTTATTCCTTTCAAACAACAACTTGAGTGGTGTGATATCAGAAGATCATTTTGCTGGTTTAGTGAATTTAAAAGGCATTGACATGTCTTCTAATAATTTGAAATTTGTTATTGACTCCCATTGGGTACCTCCATTCAACTTGGAAATTGCACGGTTTTCATCTTGTTATTTGGGTCCCAAGTTTCCTAAATGGCTTAGATGGCAGAAGGGAATTAACGAACTTGACATTTCGGACACATACCTAGTTGGTAGGATCCCCAATTGGTTTTGGACAACCTTTTCTGAGGCTTCTTCTTTGGACATATCCTTGAACCAACTTACCGGCGAGTTACCGCCCAGTCTTGAGTTCATGTCAGTGTTTATGCTTTCAATGCAGTCAAATCTATTGACCGGTTTGATACCCAAGTTATCAAGAACAATTGAGGTATTGGACATATCCAGAAATTCTTTAAGTGGATTTGTGCAAAATTTCCGAGCTCCACAATTGCAGGTTGCAGTTTTGTTTTCCAATTCTATAACCGGTACTATTCCAATGTCAATTTGCCGATTGCAAAAACTGCTGGTCTTGGATCTTTCAAACAATCTGCTTTCAAAGGAACTTCCTGATTGTGGTAGAAGAGAGCTAGAACAATGGATTCCATCTAACAACAACTCTCCAAGGGTCAATTCCACGACTTCTTTCAGTTTGAAAATCACTACACTCCTTCTAAGCAACAACAGTCTTTCAAGTGGATTTCCTTTGTTTCTACGTCATTGTGCAAGTCTTAGGTTCCTTGACCTGGCTCAAAACAAATTCACCGGGGAGTTACCTAGATGGATTAGCGAAGCCATGCCTAGATTGGTTATGCTACGGTTAAGATCGAACAACTTTTCTGGTCATATTCCAAATGAATTAACGGCACTTCAAGTTGTTCGTATTCTAGATCTATCCAATAATAAATTTTCTGGGGCCATACCGCAATATCTGAAACAACTGAAAGGTTTGGCCGGCAATGCTACAGAtagtgatgattttttttttaaataatcctTTTATTGAAGCATACGATGATGGGGATACATCTTTTATAGGACTTTATAGTGATAGCTTCTCGGAGGTGATAAAGGGACAAGTCCTTGAGTACAGGGAGAATACTCTATATTTGACGACCCTTGATTTATCTTGCAACAGATTAACCGGAAAAATCCCAAATGAAATAAGCTCCCTTGCCGGTCTCATAAATTTGAATTTATCATCAAACTTGTTGAGTGGAAATATACCAGATAAGATTGGCAACCTTCGATCAGTGGAGTCTCTTGACCTCTCAAAGAATACACTTGGTGGTGGAATTCCTCAGAGCTTAACAAATTTGACATACCTGAGCTATCTAAACTTGTCATACCTCGTTGTGGTGGTGCACGGGCGCCTCGTCCACCATACCTCGTCCACCCCCGGCCCCCATGCCGTATGGTGGTGCACGGGCGCCTCAGATGACGGGTGCGGGGATGCCGCAGCAGCAGCCGGTGCATCCGCAGGCTTCGATGATCAATGTCCAACAGCAGCATGGAGTTTTTGCTCCGGGCACCGCTCCTAagcagaaaagaaagaagaagaaggccgtTGTTCCGCCGGAGACGCAGGGATCTGGTTTGCCTCAAGGGGGATCTCAGCATCAGCTTCCTTTTTATGGTACAGGGCCTTCGGTTGTGCAGGGACAGTCCACGCTTGTTCAGGGTCAGCCGCAGTCCTTTCAGTTCGCTAGTGCCCAATATGGATACGCTCCTCAAGCTCAGTTCCATCCGCAGCATCAACAGCAGCCACAGTTTGTTCCACCACAGCCACAGTTGGCGGTCGCTTCTATTCATCAGCAACAGCAGCAACCACAGTTTATTCCACCGCAGCCCACCGCTCCCGTTGTACAGGCACATGCTCAGGATACGGTTCTGAGCGGGACGCTGGACCAGGGGACTTCTGTGGTTACGGTGGGTGCTCAGCAGGCACCGGTGGCCAAGGCTAAGAAGGTGTGGTGTTGGAAGTGTGCGGATAACACCCACGCTTCGAAGGACTGCAAATTTAAACATTATTGTTACATATGTGATAAGATTGCTCACCCTACTGTGAGATGCCCGGTTCTCAAGGCGCCAAGACCCACAGCGTATGTCACGGGTTCGGGGTTGTTAGAAACTTTCTTTACTGCTTTGCCTGATTCAGTGGTTCGAGAAGATCTTACACCAACGAACTCTCCTGTTGCGCGTATTATTGTGACTGGGGATGTGGTACCGGCAGATGTTATAGCCAGACAGGTTGCCAGGAGATGCTCAGAGTCTCCAGGTTGGAAGTGGGAGGCTGTTCCCTATGGGGAGAAGGAATTCCTTATCAGCGTTCCCTCTTTCGATGATCTCAACCGTATGGACGGTATTCAGGTGGGAGTGCCGGACTCTAACTCGTCTATTGGTATCACCGCATGGCAGTCGGCAGAAGTTCAACATAAGGTGGAATTGGAACAAGTTTGGCTCCATGTGGAAGGGGTACCTCACACTCTCAGACACTTCTTGGGGTTATGGGCTGTCGGGTCTCTTTTGGGCAAAACTTTGGACGTCGACCTCCTTAGCCTTCGTCGTCGAGGAGTCGTCCGTGTCCTTGTGGCGATGCTTAACTCCTCGGTGTTGGACAAGACGGTTTCGGAGCCTGGGTCATACGCCATTTCGGATGCTGTGGTGAAGTTGAAATCCTTTGAGTTTAGCTTCCGGAGAGAGCCTGCGGATTTTGTCCCTGAGCCTGACTTTGTCCCCTTTCTTTGGGAAAAGAAGAATGATGGAAATGATGAGGGGGGTGCAGCAGGTCCCGACGATGACGATGCTATGGACACTTCGGACGGGAGGATTGGTGCCATAGTCTCACCCGCACCGCCGACACAGCCTAGTGGTTCTGGTGGAGTGTCATCCAGTGGAGCGCAGGTGGCTTCTATTGTCTTTGCGGTAACTCCATTCAATAATAATCCGCAGACTCCCGCAGCCGTGCAAGTTGTTGAGAAGCTTCGGTCTGTGAGTCCCTCTCTAGAGCGGCGTCCACCGTTGAGTCCGAAAGTCACGTCCGAGGAATTATCGACGGCTTTGGAGGCTACGCGTTCACCACCTTCCGCGCAAGGGTTGGAGAGGATCGTCTTACCGGCGAGGGGGAGGGTTCACACGCTCGCAAGAACCTCACCTCGTCGCTCTTCCATGGACTCGGCGACGCCTGCTCATCCGGCCGCATCACAGGAGCATGCGGTGGCCGGTGGGCAAACTGTGCTCGGCGGGACGTCCGCTGGAAAGACGACCAAGGGAGTCCATACAGATGGGAGCTTTCACGTGGCGTCTTGCAGTTCCTCTCGGGCGGGCGTCTGCTTCGAGGCTGGGCCGACGCGGTCTGCAGTACCGGGGCAAGATTTCAGAGCTGGCCACACGCGCGAGGACGCTGTTCTACCGGCTGCAGACGCTACACAGGGGCAACTTGGCACGTTGCTGCTCAAGGACAAGCTACACAATGGCACGCTTGCCATGCAGCGTGAGGTGCTGCTGCTGGAGCAGCCCATGCAGCCGGCCAGCTTGCAGCCAGCGGAG from Lolium rigidum isolate FL_2022 chromosome 4, APGP_CSIRO_Lrig_0.1, whole genome shotgun sequence encodes the following:
- the LOC124649190 gene encoding LOW QUALITY PROTEIN: receptor-like protein EIX2 (The sequence of the model RefSeq protein was modified relative to this genomic sequence to represent the inferred CDS: inserted 2 bases in 1 codon) is translated as MAAVSFLFLLILATASSVGSARETSNGSCIPAERAALLSFKAGITRDPANRLVSWRQGHHDCCLWSGVTCSGRTGHVVMLDLRNPEIVSLRGKVSLSLLALRRLRYLDLSMNTALGGAMAMPGFLGSLQSLTYLNLSNMGFNGIIPPQLGNLSKLVQLDIGNGYSPNHLYSKDISWLARLQSLEHLNMASVNLSRVDDWFHAVNALPNLGVLVLNYCSLNMTNAPSSLLHHNLTVLEKLDLSGNPLNSLAAPNWFWDLISLKSLNLEGCDLSGTFPDELGNLTLLENFDISDNYINGMMPGTLQNMCNLISLDLSGNNISGDIREVIDSIPSCSWKNLQVLILAYANISGMTLQFVSNLSSLSMLVVSDNQLSGSVPMEIGMLTNLSYIDLSNNNLSGSLPTEIGMLTKLTYLDLSSNNLSGSLPVEIGVLTKLTDLFLSNNNLSGVISEDHFAGLVNLKGIDMSSNNLKFVIDSHWVPPFNLEIARFSSCYLGPKFPKWLRWQKGINELDISDTYLVGRIPNWFWTTFSEASSLDISLNQLTGELPPSLEFMSVFMLSMQSNLLTGLIPKLSRTIEVLDISRNSLSGFVQNFRAPQLQVAVLFSNSITGTIPMSICRLQKLLVLDLSNNLLSKELPDCGRRELEQWIPSNNNSPRVNSTTSFSLKITTLLLSNNSLSSGFPLFLRHCASLRFLDLAQNKFTGELPRWISEAMPRLVMLRLRSNNFSGHIPNELTALQVVRILDLSNNKFSGAIPQYLKQLKGLAGNATDSDDFFXLNNPFIEAYDDGDTSFIGLYSDSFSEVIKGQVLEYRENTLYLTTLDLSCNRLTGKIPNEISSLAGLINLNLSSNLLSGNIPDKIGNLRSVESLDLSKNTLGGGIPQSLTNLTYLSYLNLSYNNLSGRIPSGHQLDILKADDPASMYIGNPGLCGDPVPRKCSGSPRDPPTSEDSARWSEDVLFQMDFLLGSIVGFVAGTWMVFCGLLFMKRWRYAYFGQLDQLYDRLYVISVVTWRKWFMNTDGN